In the genome of Oceanibaculum indicum P24, one region contains:
- a CDS encoding winged helix-turn-helix transcriptional regulator: protein MLPPNTYSSDCPTRLLLDRIANKWTVLVLSLLTVQTFRFNELRRQIEGISQKMLSQTLRSLERDGLINRKVIATVPVTVEYSITPLGRTLSVTVDSLRLWAEEHFSDVLASQRRYDSAGQD, encoded by the coding sequence ATGCTGCCCCCGAACACCTACTCGTCCGACTGTCCGACACGTCTTCTCCTGGACCGGATTGCCAACAAATGGACCGTGCTCGTGCTCAGCCTGCTCACGGTGCAGACCTTTCGTTTCAACGAATTGCGCCGGCAGATCGAAGGCATCTCGCAGAAAATGCTGTCGCAAACCCTGCGGAGCCTGGAGCGCGATGGGCTGATCAACCGCAAGGTCATTGCCACCGTTCCGGTGACCGTCGAATACAGCATCACGCCACTCGGGCGCACCCTGTCGGTAACCGTCGATTCGCTGCGGCTGTGGGCTGAAGAGCATTTCAGCGATGTGCTAGCCTCCCAGCGCCGGTACGATAGCGCCGGACAAGACTAA
- a CDS encoding RNA pyrophosphohydrolase gives MNDHLYRPGVGIMLINHDGRIFVARRIDMPSEAWQMPQGGIDEGEDPATALFREMREEIGTDKAEVLAESDDWYRYDLPEGLRDRLWGGRYVGQRQKWYALRYLGSDADINIETEHPEFMDWKWAPSATVPSLIVPFKRALYQQVMDELLAKIPPSLRIAG, from the coding sequence GTGAACGACCATCTCTACCGGCCCGGCGTGGGTATCATGCTGATCAACCATGACGGGCGCATCTTCGTGGCCCGACGTATCGACATGCCGAGCGAGGCCTGGCAGATGCCGCAGGGCGGCATCGACGAGGGCGAGGACCCGGCAACCGCGCTGTTCCGCGAAATGCGCGAGGAGATTGGCACTGACAAGGCCGAAGTGCTGGCCGAAAGCGATGACTGGTACCGCTACGATCTGCCGGAAGGGCTGCGCGACAGGCTGTGGGGCGGGCGCTATGTCGGGCAGCGGCAGAAATGGTACGCGCTGCGCTATCTCGGCAGTGACGCCGACATCAACATCGAAACCGAGCACCCGGAATTCATGGACTGGAAATGGGCGCCCTCGGCGACCGTGCCGTCGCTGATCGTGCCGTTCAAGCGCGCCCTCTACCAGCAGGTGATGGACGAGCTGCTGGCGAAGATTCCGCCCTCCCTGCGTATCGCGGGTTAG
- a CDS encoding AraC family transcriptional regulator, producing the protein MCTPPPGAVRKHGEITVGAGGDGIERIEARFSEKAFSPHRHDSYAIGVTLAGVQSFRYRGEQRHCLPGQCLILHPDELHDGEPGTENGFRYRIVYIDPALVQQALDGSPLPFVADPVLRTPGIGTALLADALDMEDAVDELRRVDIGTGLARMLRAASGTERSGTALLDLPALLRVREQIAADPAGRHSAATLERLSGLDRWTLARQFRAAFGTSPSRFRTMRQLDRARRLMVAGTPLAEAALEAGFADQSHLSRQFKRAYGMTPARWRAALERKAA; encoded by the coding sequence TTGTGCACGCCACCGCCCGGCGCTGTCCGCAAGCATGGGGAGATCACCGTCGGTGCCGGCGGCGACGGGATCGAGCGCATCGAGGCGCGGTTTTCGGAAAAGGCCTTCTCGCCGCACCGCCATGACAGCTATGCCATCGGCGTCACCCTGGCGGGCGTGCAGAGCTTCCGCTATCGCGGCGAACAGCGGCATTGCCTGCCCGGTCAGTGCCTGATCCTGCACCCGGACGAGCTGCATGACGGCGAGCCGGGCACCGAGAACGGCTTCCGCTACCGCATCGTCTATATCGACCCGGCGCTGGTCCAGCAGGCACTGGACGGAAGCCCCCTGCCCTTCGTCGCCGACCCTGTGCTGCGCACGCCCGGCATCGGCACGGCGCTGCTGGCCGACGCGCTGGACATGGAGGATGCGGTGGACGAGTTGCGTCGTGTGGATATCGGCACAGGGCTGGCGCGGATGCTGCGCGCAGCATCCGGCACGGAGCGTTCAGGCACTGCACTGCTGGACCTGCCGGCCCTGCTGCGGGTGCGCGAGCAGATCGCCGCCGACCCCGCCGGCCGTCATTCCGCCGCCACGCTGGAGCGCCTTTCCGGCCTCGATCGCTGGACGCTCGCCCGGCAGTTCCGCGCGGCCTTCGGCACCAGCCCCAGCCGCTTCCGCACCATGCGCCAGCTCGACCGGGCACGGCGGCTGATGGTGGCCGGCACACCGCTGGCGGAAGCGGCACTGGAGGCCGGATTCGCCGACCAGAGCCACCTGTCGCGCCAGTTCAAGCGCGCCTATGGCATGACGCCGGCCCGCTGGCGCGCGGCGCTGGAGCGAAAGGCGGCATGA
- a CDS encoding SMP-30/gluconolactonase/LRE family protein → MGDQKGDTPLSAGWRDHPRYPDPAIHTLDPRFEKYRIFSAAVERLHTGCRWSEGPVWFGDGRYLLWSDIPNNRILKWEEETGQVSTYRRPTDFANGHTRDRQGRLITCEHGGRRVTRTEYDGSITVLMDNWQGKRLNSPNDVVVKSDGSIWFTDPPFGIHGNYEGNKAEPEVPQAVYRIDGQTGQASIIADDVLGPNGLCFSPDETILYIVESRGQPYRKILAYDVTSDGTGIRNKRVFVDAGPGGTPDGMRCDVDGNIWAGWGMGTAELDGVMVFAPDGTPIGRIALPERCANVCFGGLKRNRLFMAASQSLYALYVNTQGVAGG, encoded by the coding sequence ATGGGCGACCAAAAGGGCGACACGCCGCTTAGCGCCGGCTGGCGCGATCATCCGCGCTATCCCGACCCCGCCATCCACACGCTCGACCCGCGGTTCGAGAAATACCGCATCTTCAGCGCGGCGGTGGAGCGGCTGCATACCGGCTGCCGCTGGTCGGAAGGGCCGGTCTGGTTCGGCGACGGGCGCTATCTGCTGTGGAGCGACATTCCCAACAATCGCATCCTGAAATGGGAGGAGGAAACCGGCCAGGTCTCGACCTACCGCCGCCCGACCGACTTCGCCAACGGCCACACCCGCGACCGGCAGGGGCGCCTGATCACCTGCGAGCATGGCGGGCGGCGCGTCACCCGCACGGAATATGACGGCAGCATCACCGTGCTGATGGACAACTGGCAGGGCAAGCGGCTGAACTCACCCAACGATGTGGTGGTGAAATCGGACGGCTCGATCTGGTTCACCGACCCGCCCTTCGGCATCCATGGCAATTACGAGGGCAACAAGGCGGAGCCGGAAGTCCCGCAGGCGGTCTATCGCATCGACGGCCAGACCGGCCAGGCCAGCATCATCGCCGATGATGTGCTGGGGCCGAACGGTCTGTGCTTCTCGCCCGATGAGACAATCCTCTACATCGTCGAATCACGCGGCCAGCCCTACCGAAAGATCCTGGCCTATGACGTGACTTCAGACGGCACGGGCATCCGCAACAAGCGGGTCTTCGTGGATGCTGGCCCGGGCGGCACGCCGGACGGCATGCGCTGTGATGTGGACGGCAATATCTGGGCCGGCTGGGGCATGGGCACGGCGGAACTGGACGGCGTGATGGTGTTCGCGCCGGACGGCACGCCGATCGGCCGGATCGCCCTGCCGGAGCGCTGCGCCAATGTCTGCTTCGGGGGCCTGAAGCGCAACCGGCTGTTCATGGCGGCCAGCCAGTCGCTCTACGCGCTCTATGTGAACACGCAGGGCGTGGCCGGCGGCTAG
- a CDS encoding NAD(P)-dependent oxidoreductase, producing the protein MNVALIGATGKVGSRILDELLSRGHTVTAIARNTEKLSGRKGVTARTGDVNDALALATLIKGCDAVISAVPFRTSDPATLVKAVEASGARRYLVVGGAGSLEVAPGVRLIDTPEFPEAYRQEATAGAAFLDFLRTQDKLDWTFLSPSALFVPGERTGRFRLGKDQLLVGEKGSTISFEDFAVALVDELEKPAHPRQRFTVGY; encoded by the coding sequence ATGAACGTCGCATTGATCGGCGCCACCGGAAAGGTTGGCTCCCGCATTCTCGACGAGCTTCTCAGTCGTGGGCACACGGTTACTGCCATCGCCCGTAACACGGAAAAATTATCCGGTCGCAAGGGCGTCACGGCCCGGACGGGGGATGTGAATGATGCGCTCGCCCTTGCCACGCTAATCAAGGGTTGCGATGCCGTTATCAGCGCGGTGCCGTTCCGCACCAGCGATCCGGCGACCCTGGTGAAGGCGGTCGAGGCATCTGGCGCCCGGCGCTATCTGGTTGTTGGCGGTGCCGGCAGCCTGGAGGTCGCACCCGGCGTCCGGCTGATCGACACGCCGGAATTCCCGGAAGCGTATCGTCAGGAAGCCACCGCCGGTGCCGCTTTCCTCGATTTCCTGCGGACCCAGGACAAGCTGGACTGGACCTTCCTGTCGCCTTCGGCCCTGTTCGTGCCGGGGGAGCGGACTGGCCGCTTCCGCCTGGGCAAGGACCAGTTGCTCGTCGGCGAGAAGGGCAGCACGATTTCCTTCGAGGATTTCGCGGTGGCGCTGGTGGACGAGCTGGAGAAGCCGGCCCATCCACGTCAGCGCTTCACCGTTGGCTATTAA
- a CDS encoding divergent polysaccharide deacetylase family protein, with product MAEKRGLGAALTGRLGQLLVLMLLIGGVGALGAWLAAKGPDTAAERALRMPRATLSFIPPEQRQPRPTPPAATVPAETPAPGQQTAEAPAGATPPAQPAPAETPAASPPAPAPQAAAPAAPAPSTPATTPPAAAAPAKPAPAEPAPERRQVALAHNPALIENTPHGLLPKTGEGGLTAWRAYAHPFAPTEQRPRIAIAITGLGLSGAATEAAIQDLPSEVTLAFTPYASRLTEWIPMARAAGHEVMLALPMEPISFPQSDPGPQTLLTSLSPVENLDRMEWALGRFTGYVGVVDLEGSRFTTSEQSLMPILQALKDRGLMYLDSKRASTSLAAQVAANIDLPYSVNSRFLDDEASRIAIDRALADLERLARSSGSAVGIGHPYPVTLERLRAWLPTLAAKGLVLAPITATVERRARG from the coding sequence GTGGCGGAAAAGCGCGGCCTGGGTGCGGCGCTGACTGGCAGGCTGGGCCAGCTTCTGGTGCTTATGCTGCTGATCGGTGGCGTTGGCGCGCTGGGGGCCTGGCTGGCGGCCAAGGGGCCGGATACCGCCGCGGAGCGGGCACTGCGCATGCCGCGCGCCACCCTGTCCTTCATTCCGCCGGAACAGCGCCAGCCGCGCCCGACCCCGCCGGCTGCCACCGTACCAGCGGAGACGCCTGCACCCGGGCAGCAGACGGCAGAAGCGCCGGCGGGGGCAACGCCTCCCGCGCAACCGGCGCCAGCCGAGACTCCGGCTGCCAGCCCGCCAGCACCTGCACCGCAGGCAGCCGCACCAGCGGCACCAGCCCCATCCACTCCAGCGACCACACCTCCGGCAGCAGCGGCTCCCGCGAAGCCCGCACCGGCCGAGCCCGCGCCGGAGCGCCGCCAGGTGGCGCTGGCGCATAATCCGGCGCTGATCGAAAACACGCCGCACGGCCTGCTGCCGAAGACCGGCGAGGGCGGGCTGACGGCCTGGCGTGCCTACGCCCATCCGTTCGCCCCGACGGAACAGCGCCCGCGCATCGCCATCGCCATTACCGGCCTTGGCCTGTCCGGCGCGGCGACAGAGGCCGCCATTCAGGATCTGCCCTCGGAAGTCACTCTGGCCTTCACACCCTATGCCAGCCGGCTGACGGAATGGATACCGATGGCGCGCGCCGCCGGGCATGAGGTGATGCTGGCCCTGCCAATGGAGCCGATCAGCTTCCCGCAGAGCGATCCGGGGCCGCAGACTCTGCTGACCAGCCTCAGCCCGGTGGAGAATCTGGACCGCATGGAATGGGCGCTGGGCCGCTTCACCGGCTATGTCGGCGTTGTCGATCTGGAAGGGTCGCGCTTCACCACCTCGGAACAGTCGCTGATGCCGATCCTACAGGCGCTGAAGGATCGCGGGCTGATGTATCTCGACAGCAAGCGCGCCTCGACCAGTCTGGCGGCACAGGTTGCGGCGAACATCGATCTGCCTTACAGCGTGAACAGCCGGTTCCTGGATGACGAGGCCAGCCGCATCGCCATCGACCGGGCACTGGCCGATCTGGAGCGGCTGGCGCGCAGTTCAGGATCGGCGGTCGGCATCGGCCATCCCTATCCGGTGACGCTGGAGCGGCTGCGCGCCTGGCTGCCCACCCTGGCCGCCAAGGGGCTGGTGCTGGCGCCGATCACCGCCACGGTGGAACGCCGCGCCAGAGGTTGA